One genomic segment of Methylocystis sp. SC2 includes these proteins:
- a CDS encoding peroxiredoxin-like family protein, with protein MEVSQLLAALEDAFLRIGSENAPLGDKLKYIADEVRRLSPVFAGAVDNFVNRLEQVAAGSLAPRIGEKMPSFLLPDEQGRLVSLDALLRAGPVAIAFIRGHWCPYCRLNAAGLAQIEDAMKPVQLVAISAETRKYTREIKREAKARFPFLSDVDNGYALALNLAIWVPDDMSSLIAAAGWDVPCYQGGSAWILPVPSVFLLDREGVVRFRHVDPDYRRRLEPSALIAAAADMASSSAKCATLSENHGPVGAAQ; from the coding sequence ATGGAAGTTTCGCAACTTCTTGCCGCGCTCGAAGACGCCTTTCTTCGCATCGGCAGCGAGAATGCCCCTTTGGGCGACAAGCTCAAATATATCGCCGACGAGGTTCGGCGGTTGAGTCCCGTTTTCGCCGGGGCCGTCGACAATTTCGTCAATCGGCTGGAGCAAGTCGCCGCCGGAAGCCTCGCGCCGCGGATCGGAGAGAAAATGCCCTCCTTCCTGCTGCCGGACGAGCAAGGTCGGCTCGTCAGCCTTGACGCGCTGCTGCGCGCGGGCCCGGTCGCGATCGCATTCATCCGCGGACATTGGTGCCCCTATTGTCGGTTGAACGCGGCGGGGCTGGCTCAAATCGAAGATGCGATGAAGCCGGTTCAGCTCGTGGCGATCTCGGCGGAAACGCGGAAATACACGCGCGAGATCAAACGCGAGGCGAAGGCGCGCTTTCCTTTTCTTTCCGATGTCGACAATGGTTACGCCCTGGCGCTGAATCTCGCGATCTGGGTGCCTGACGACATGTCGTCGCTCATCGCGGCGGCCGGTTGGGATGTGCCGTGTTACCAGGGGGGATCGGCTTGGATACTGCCGGTGCCGTCCGTGTTTCTTCTGGATCGGGAGGGAGTGGTCCGGTTTCGTCACGTCGATCCCGACTATCGGCGGCGGCTCGAACCGTCGGCGCTGATCGCCGCGGCCGCCGACATGGCCTCGTCATCGGCGAAATGCGCGACTTTATCCGAGAACCATGGTCCAGTCGGCGCCGCGCAATAG
- the msrA gene encoding peptide-methionine (S)-S-oxide reductase MsrA, whose protein sequence is MTIFDELGLSKLLGPIPDRETPVAHGALHFVSGRPLDPPFPLGSEQVLFGMGCFWGAERKFWQAGDGVFVTAVGYAGGTTKNPTYEDVCSGRTGHAEVVRVVYQPPMMTFDQLLRIFWEGHDPTQGMRQGNDSGTQYRSAIYVSTPEQLAAAKESLAMYQRVLTQAGLGAITTEILENPPFYYAEAYHQQYLAKNPGGYCGLGGTGVACPLGDCSG, encoded by the coding sequence ATGACGATCTTCGACGAACTCGGTCTTTCCAAACTGCTCGGGCCCATTCCCGACCGCGAAACGCCCGTGGCGCATGGGGCGCTTCATTTCGTCAGCGGGCGGCCGCTCGACCCGCCGTTTCCGCTCGGGTCCGAACAGGTCCTCTTCGGCATGGGCTGCTTTTGGGGCGCGGAGCGCAAGTTCTGGCAGGCGGGCGACGGCGTCTTTGTGACGGCGGTCGGCTACGCCGGCGGAACGACGAAAAATCCCACCTATGAGGACGTCTGCAGCGGCCGCACCGGCCATGCGGAGGTGGTGCGCGTCGTCTACCAGCCGCCGATGATGACCTTCGACCAGCTGCTGCGCATCTTCTGGGAGGGCCATGACCCGACGCAGGGCATGCGCCAGGGCAATGATTCCGGCACGCAATATCGCTCGGCGATCTACGTCTCGACGCCGGAACAGCTCGCCGCCGCGAAGGAGTCGCTCGCCATGTATCAACGCGTATTGACGCAGGCGGGCCTCGGCGCGATCACGACGGAAATCCTCGAAAACCCGCCGTTTTATTACGCCGAGGCGTATCACCAGCAGTATCTCGCCAAAAATCCTGGCGGCTACTGCGGACTGGGCGGCACCGGCGTCGCCTGCCCGCTCGGCGACTGCTCCGGCTGA
- a CDS encoding DUF692 family multinuclear iron-containing protein, whose translation MNNTAAIAAGVLAALTAAAQAGPVAPQAGKEKCYGVALAGKNDCAAGPGTSCAGTSKANYQGDAWKYVDAGACVSIKTPKDGFAHAAKGLIVMRPTAGIGFKPIHFEEAVACPAAGLWFEVHAENYMVAGGPRIAMLEALRAERPLSLHGVGLSLAGAEKINPEHLARLRDLVERVEPLLVSEHLAWSRVGETCLPDLLPAPRSNEALQCLARNIDQTQEALRRRILIENPSHYMPLPDHDWDEPAFLRELVRRTGCGLLVDVNNVWVSANNLGYSPRRYIDALPARDIEEIHIAGHRPDAVHGGALLIDSHDAPVAEPVWRLLGALLSRVGEVPVLLERDGDVPPFSNLLAERDRAAAYLADRGEFAHAC comes from the coding sequence ATGAACAACACCGCTGCTATCGCCGCCGGCGTCCTCGCCGCTTTGACCGCCGCCGCGCAGGCGGGACCGGTCGCGCCGCAGGCCGGCAAGGAGAAGTGCTACGGCGTCGCGCTCGCCGGCAAGAATGACTGCGCCGCCGGCCCCGGCACGAGCTGCGCCGGCACGTCCAAGGCGAACTATCAGGGCGACGCCTGGAAATATGTCGACGCCGGCGCCTGCGTCTCGATCAAGACGCCGAAGGATGGGTTCGCTCACGCCGCAAAAGGGCTGATCGTCATGCGTCCGACCGCCGGCATAGGCTTCAAGCCCATTCATTTCGAAGAGGCGGTTGCCTGTCCGGCGGCCGGCCTGTGGTTCGAGGTTCACGCCGAGAATTACATGGTCGCGGGCGGTCCGCGGATCGCCATGCTGGAGGCGCTCCGCGCCGAACGACCCTTGTCCCTGCATGGCGTCGGACTGTCGCTCGCGGGGGCGGAGAAGATCAATCCGGAACATCTGGCGCGCTTGCGCGATCTCGTCGAACGGGTCGAACCGCTTCTCGTATCCGAGCATCTCGCATGGTCGCGCGTCGGCGAAACCTGTCTGCCCGATCTGCTGCCGGCCCCGCGGAGCAATGAGGCGCTTCAATGCCTCGCCCGCAATATCGATCAGACGCAGGAGGCGCTGCGGCGACGGATTCTGATCGAGAACCCCTCCCACTATATGCCGCTCCCGGATCACGACTGGGATGAACCGGCGTTTCTTCGTGAACTGGTTCGTCGAACCGGCTGCGGACTGCTTGTCGATGTGAATAATGTCTGGGTGAGCGCCAACAATCTCGGCTACTCGCCGCGGCGCTATATCGACGCGCTGCCGGCGCGCGATATCGAAGAAATCCATATCGCCGGCCATCGCCCCGACGCCGTCCACGGCGGCGCCCTGCTGATCGATAGCCATGACGCGCCTGTCGCGGAACCCGTCTGGCGCCTTCTCGGCGCGCTGCTTTCCCGGGTCGGCGAAGTTCCCGTTCTACTCGAACGCGACGGCGACGTTCCGCCGTTTTCCAACCTGCTCGCGGAGCGCGATCGCGCCGCGGCTTATCTCGCCGATCGCGGGGAGTTCGCCCATGCATGCTGA
- a CDS encoding MFS transporter, whose translation MRSIARVAFFYPESLMHQPAQKPSPPSELQASPGVRSLAIGSIGFLTLVDLFAAQAILPQLMHLYRVGPTQIGLAVNASTLGMAVAGPIAAGAVRGLSRRAGIWVSLALLAAPTALLAIAPTLLSFTLLRVLQGVFMASAFTLTLAHFAERCSKHDMPRALAAYVTGSVLANLLGRLIASNVAEEFGAPAAFLALTALNLSGALLAFVTLTHVAPLPLRVEARELVAVFARHLRNPALRRAYAVGFLILFGFVGLFSYVGFALAAPAGELSMKAAGLAFLCFAPSLATTPLAGPLSARLGTATAAAFALLSAVIGAFLSLAANIPVILLGMALFSSGAFVAQAVVTSFVGRAAKFERAAASGLYLSAYYSGGLAGAAAIGALYEKFGWSGAASGVAISLALASLLAAGLVENASA comes from the coding sequence ATGCGTTCCATCGCGCGCGTGGCGTTTTTCTATCCGGAGAGCCTGATGCATCAGCCTGCCCAAAAACCTTCGCCGCCGTCGGAGCTGCAAGCGAGTCCTGGCGTGCGTTCCCTCGCCATCGGCTCCATCGGCTTTCTGACGCTCGTTGATCTCTTCGCCGCCCAGGCGATTCTTCCGCAACTCATGCATCTGTATCGTGTGGGCCCGACCCAAATAGGCCTCGCTGTCAATGCAAGCACGCTGGGCATGGCGGTCGCGGGCCCGATCGCCGCCGGGGCCGTGCGCGGATTGTCGCGTCGCGCCGGAATCTGGGTCAGTCTCGCGCTTCTTGCGGCGCCGACGGCGTTGCTCGCGATTGCGCCGACGTTACTGTCATTCACCTTGCTTCGGGTGCTTCAAGGCGTGTTCATGGCGAGCGCCTTTACGCTGACCCTGGCGCATTTCGCCGAAAGATGCAGCAAGCACGACATGCCGCGCGCGCTCGCGGCCTATGTCACCGGAAGCGTTCTCGCCAATCTGCTCGGCAGGCTGATCGCCTCGAATGTCGCCGAGGAATTTGGCGCCCCCGCCGCATTCCTTGCGCTCACAGCGCTCAATCTTTCCGGCGCGCTGCTCGCATTCGTGACGCTGACTCACGTCGCGCCGCTGCCGCTCCGCGTGGAGGCGCGGGAGCTTGTGGCGGTGTTCGCGCGGCACCTCCGCAACCCGGCCTTGAGACGAGCTTACGCCGTGGGTTTTCTGATCCTCTTCGGCTTTGTCGGCTTGTTCAGCTATGTCGGGTTCGCGCTCGCCGCGCCTGCGGGCGAACTATCGATGAAAGCGGCCGGCCTGGCGTTCCTGTGCTTTGCGCCTTCGCTCGCGACGACGCCGTTGGCCGGTCCTTTGAGCGCGCGCCTAGGGACGGCGACGGCGGCGGCGTTCGCGCTTTTATCCGCGGTCATCGGCGCGTTCTTGTCGCTGGCGGCCAACATACCGGTAATTCTTCTTGGCATGGCGCTCTTTTCGTCGGGCGCGTTCGTCGCGCAGGCCGTTGTCACGAGCTTCGTTGGGAGAGCCGCGAAATTCGAGCGCGCCGCTGCAAGCGGCCTTTATCTCTCGGCCTATTATTCGGGCGGCCTCGCCGGCGCGGCGGCGATCGGCGCGCTCTACGAGAAGTTTGGCTGGAGCGGCGCCGCCTCCGGCGTCGCGATCTCGCTTGCGTTGGCGTCTCTGCTCGCGGCTGGACTCGTCGAGAATGCGTCCGCGTGA
- a CDS encoding patatin-like phospholipase family protein, producing MTNLASEIKEFGQLVLVLQGGGALGAYQAGVYQAFHEAGLEPDWVIGTSIGAINASIITGNAPEARMEKLREFWKRVEHAHFLHAPSTAFFGALLRNSFAISAGIPSFFRPNLAAFVSPHTPLGADQAAYYSVEPLKETMRDLVDFGRINAGPTRLTVGACDVQTSEMRYFDSREERLTFNHILASGALPPAFPAVRIDGRLYWDGGILSNTPVEAVFDDARRRSGIVFVVHLWNPHGAEPRTIWEVMNRQKDLQYSSRAGTHIKRQRQLHYLRHVIAELSRKLPADIRQDPEVERLAQYGCLTRMHVVRLLAPQLDNEDHTKDIDFSAHGIRSRWEAGYRHMRATLERPPWRETFDPVEGFILHETRGDGASLPPGN from the coding sequence ATGACAAATCTTGCATCCGAAATCAAGGAATTCGGGCAGCTTGTGCTCGTCCTGCAAGGCGGCGGCGCGCTTGGCGCCTATCAGGCGGGCGTTTACCAAGCCTTTCATGAAGCCGGGCTGGAACCCGACTGGGTGATCGGCACCTCGATCGGCGCGATCAATGCGTCGATTATCACCGGCAATGCGCCGGAAGCGCGCATGGAGAAACTGCGCGAGTTCTGGAAACGCGTGGAACATGCGCATTTTCTTCACGCGCCCTCTACCGCTTTTTTCGGCGCGCTGCTTCGCAACAGCTTCGCGATAAGCGCCGGCATTCCAAGTTTCTTCCGCCCCAATCTCGCGGCTTTCGTCAGTCCGCATACGCCGCTCGGCGCCGACCAGGCGGCCTACTATTCGGTCGAGCCGTTGAAGGAGACAATGCGCGACCTCGTGGACTTCGGCCGGATCAACGCCGGCCCGACGCGCCTGACGGTCGGCGCCTGCGACGTGCAAACCAGCGAAATGCGCTATTTCGACAGTCGCGAGGAACGCCTGACATTCAATCACATATTGGCTTCCGGCGCGTTGCCCCCGGCTTTTCCGGCCGTCCGCATCGATGGCAGACTTTACTGGGACGGCGGCATCCTCTCCAACACGCCCGTCGAAGCGGTGTTCGACGACGCGCGCCGAAGAAGCGGAATCGTCTTTGTCGTGCATCTATGGAACCCGCATGGCGCCGAGCCGCGCACCATTTGGGAGGTCATGAACCGGCAAAAGGACCTACAATATTCCAGCCGCGCGGGGACCCACATAAAGCGGCAGCGACAGCTTCACTATCTGAGGCATGTCATCGCGGAATTATCGCGCAAATTGCCCGCGGACATACGCCAGGATCCGGAGGTCGAACGACTCGCCCAATACGGGTGCCTGACCAGGATGCATGTTGTGCGCCTCCTCGCGCCCCAGCTTGATAATGAAGACCACACGAAGGACATCGACTTCAGCGCCCACGGCATCAGAAGCCGTTGGGAGGCTGGCTATCGCCACATGCGGGCGACGCTGGAAAGGCCGCCCTGGCGAGAGACTTTCGATCCGGTCGAAGGGTTCATTCTTCACGAAACGCGCGGCGACGGCGCCTCGCTGCCGCCAGGCAATTGA
- the mepA gene encoding penicillin-insensitive murein endopeptidase, giving the protein MTTDSILRALRAALFALPSLTTLTPMDGALAQDKGAIDPKPLPPLANPSSPVTPARELFGRAQAAAPLHPDPIGFYSRGCLAGGEPLPINGPHWQVMRLSRNRNWGHPNLIAFLKNYSSKAARESGWPGLLIGDLSQPRGGPMLSGHASHQIGLDADIWLAPMPDRELTREEREELMSTDVVRDDGLDVRPEVWSAGHIAVIRAAAMEPAVQRIFVNAAIKRALCRSAQGQNWMHKVRPMWGHNYHFHIRLHCPNGSNCRDQDPTPAGDGCDASLAWWFQDGVLHAKKSGKSWPPMTMAGLPAACREVLRAQ; this is encoded by the coding sequence ATGACGACAGATTCGATATTGCGCGCGCTCCGCGCGGCGCTGTTCGCCTTACCGTCCTTGACGACGCTGACGCCGATGGACGGCGCTCTGGCGCAGGATAAGGGCGCGATCGACCCGAAGCCGCTGCCGCCGCTCGCCAATCCGTCCAGTCCGGTGACGCCGGCGCGAGAGCTGTTCGGCCGCGCGCAGGCGGCGGCGCCGCTTCATCCCGATCCGATCGGCTTCTATTCGCGCGGCTGTCTCGCGGGCGGCGAGCCGCTGCCGATCAACGGCCCCCACTGGCAGGTCATGCGCCTGTCGCGCAACCGCAATTGGGGACATCCCAATCTCATCGCCTTTCTTAAAAACTATTCGTCGAAAGCGGCGAGGGAGTCGGGCTGGCCGGGCCTGCTCATCGGCGATCTGTCGCAACCGCGCGGCGGGCCGATGCTCTCCGGCCACGCGTCGCATCAGATCGGGCTCGACGCCGATATCTGGCTTGCGCCGATGCCCGACCGCGAACTCACCCGCGAAGAGCGCGAAGAGCTGATGTCGACCGACGTCGTGCGCGACGACGGGCTCGACGTCCGCCCCGAGGTCTGGAGCGCCGGCCACATCGCCGTGATCCGGGCGGCGGCGATGGAGCCGGCCGTGCAGCGCATCTTCGTCAACGCCGCGATCAAACGCGCGCTCTGCCGCTCGGCGCAGGGCCAGAACTGGATGCACAAGGTCCGGCCGATGTGGGGGCACAACTACCACTTCCACATCCGGCTTCACTGCCCGAACGGCTCCAACTGCCGCGATCAGGACCCCACGCCCGCCGGCGACGGCTGCGACGCCTCGCTCGCCTGGTGGTTCCAGGACGGGGTGCTGCACGCGAAGAAATCAGGAAAAAGCTGGCCGCCGATGACCATGGCGGGCCTGCCCGCCGCCTGCCGCGAGGTGCTGCGCGCGCAGTAG
- a CDS encoding DNA-binding domain-containing protein — MHADLATFQRDFAAAILSGGESEFDRWPGFAVYRNNSAMAAIEALAGAYPTVRKILGEFGFRMLALDFFRSNPPTNPVLASYDDRFAAHGDLRTRSARFPCLTDIARIDRMQIESHLAHDPPDAAGLTVSQIADVEWAQAKAVLHSATRFRWFATPAPIAWLALRQNAIEDVASPPRGASGILLTRPFGAVEAMVIDRVEFLLLHGLAQGRSVADAALRAAKAHPEENVGAPFKRLLDSGAIHYFEKMELN; from the coding sequence ATGCATGCTGATCTTGCAACGTTCCAGCGCGATTTCGCCGCCGCGATCCTGTCCGGTGGAGAAAGTGAATTCGATCGCTGGCCCGGATTCGCCGTCTACCGCAACAATTCGGCGATGGCGGCGATCGAGGCGCTTGCCGGCGCCTATCCCACCGTGCGCAAGATTCTCGGAGAGTTCGGCTTTCGCATGCTGGCGCTGGACTTCTTCCGCTCGAATCCGCCGACAAATCCGGTGCTGGCTTCCTATGACGACAGATTTGCGGCGCATGGCGATTTGCGGACGCGCTCCGCTCGTTTTCCGTGTCTAACGGACATCGCCCGCATCGACCGGATGCAAATCGAATCGCATCTGGCGCATGATCCGCCCGACGCGGCGGGACTAACGGTCTCTCAGATCGCCGACGTCGAATGGGCTCAGGCGAAGGCGGTTCTGCATTCCGCGACGCGCTTTCGCTGGTTCGCGACGCCCGCGCCAATCGCCTGGTTGGCGCTCCGGCAAAACGCGATCGAAGACGTCGCTTCGCCGCCGCGCGGCGCCAGCGGAATCTTGCTGACGCGGCCGTTTGGCGCCGTCGAGGCGATGGTGATTGATCGCGTCGAATTCCTCTTGCTGCACGGATTGGCGCAAGGTCGAAGCGTCGCCGACGCCGCCCTTCGCGCCGCGAAAGCTCATCCTGAAGAGAATGTCGGCGCGCCATTCAAGCGCCTGCTCGACAGCGGCGCGATCCATTATTTCGAGAAAATGGAGCTGAACTGA
- a CDS encoding rhomboid family intramembrane serine protease, with the protein MVMPIYDDAPLRYLRRPIVNWTLIALNVVIFLVVQSEIFGDPLTVVRGFAIIPRVLFGEAQLADWIVGPPPALTLVTALFFHSSWMHLGSNMLFLYVFGDNVEDAMGSLHYLLFYLSCGVASGVFYIYATPHSILPLVGASGAISGVCAAFLLLHPRATVAGIFPPLSLALAPIWLGAWLSGTRLKSILGLRAPLFSFVASGWLFVGAWIVMQLINASMGEGGAVAWMAHVGGIAAGLVLTPAFKRRRHRLFDRGGPLAPAPRPPDAGDDAP; encoded by the coding sequence ATGGTGATGCCGATCTATGACGACGCGCCGTTGCGTTATTTGCGGCGGCCGATCGTGAATTGGACGCTGATCGCGCTCAACGTCGTCATCTTCCTCGTCGTGCAGAGCGAGATCTTCGGCGATCCGCTGACCGTCGTGCGCGGCTTCGCGATCATCCCGCGCGTGCTCTTCGGCGAGGCCCAGCTCGCCGACTGGATCGTCGGTCCTCCGCCGGCGTTGACGCTCGTCACCGCGCTGTTCTTTCACTCGTCTTGGATGCACCTCGGCTCGAATATGCTGTTCCTCTATGTCTTCGGCGACAATGTCGAAGACGCCATGGGGTCGCTCCATTATCTTCTGTTCTATCTCTCTTGCGGCGTCGCCTCCGGCGTCTTCTACATCTACGCCACGCCGCATTCGATCTTGCCGCTCGTCGGCGCGTCGGGCGCGATCTCCGGGGTCTGCGCGGCCTTTCTGCTGCTCCATCCGCGCGCCACGGTGGCGGGAATCTTTCCGCCGCTCTCGCTGGCGCTTGCGCCGATCTGGCTCGGCGCCTGGCTCTCGGGGACGCGCCTGAAGTCGATCCTGGGGCTGCGGGCGCCGCTCTTCTCCTTTGTCGCCTCGGGCTGGCTTTTCGTCGGCGCCTGGATTGTGATGCAGCTCATCAACGCCTCCATGGGCGAGGGCGGCGCGGTCGCCTGGATGGCGCATGTCGGCGGCATCGCCGCGGGCCTGGTGCTGACGCCGGCGTTCAAGCGCCGCCGGCACAGGCTGTTCGACCGCGGCGGCCCGCTCGCCCCCGCGCCGCGCCCGCCGGACGCCGGCGACGACGCGCCCTGA
- a CDS encoding L,D-transpeptidase, which yields MRIRVILPFILCPVAWASAANAAAHIHINLSTQTMHVQSSSGSYSWPVSTARAGYSTPRGSFAPTGMQPMHYSRKYHMSPMPHSIFFRGGYAIHGSYETGMLGRPASHGCVRLSPGHAAMLYQMVQNEGGRISITGAPPHGQYYASARRASGVAYAGSRGRHSYGDGYAVADPFAALFGGGPF from the coding sequence ATGCGTATTCGCGTCATCCTTCCTTTCATCCTTTGTCCGGTTGCGTGGGCGAGCGCGGCGAACGCCGCCGCCCACATCCACATCAATCTTTCGACGCAGACCATGCATGTGCAGTCTTCGTCGGGCAGCTATTCGTGGCCGGTGTCGACCGCCCGCGCCGGCTATTCTACGCCGCGCGGCTCGTTTGCGCCCACCGGCATGCAGCCCATGCATTATTCGCGAAAGTATCACATGTCGCCCATGCCCCACTCGATCTTTTTCCGCGGCGGCTACGCGATTCACGGCTCTTATGAGACCGGGATGCTCGGCCGACCGGCCTCGCACGGCTGCGTGCGCCTCTCGCCCGGCCACGCGGCGATGCTGTATCAGATGGTGCAGAATGAAGGCGGCCGCATTTCGATCACCGGCGCGCCGCCGCATGGCCAATACTACGCCAGCGCGCGGCGGGCGAGCGGCGTCGCCTATGCGGGATCGCGGGGACGTCATTCCTATGGCGATGGATACGCCGTCGCCGATCCTTTCGCCGCCCTCTTTGGCGGCGGCCCGTTCTGA
- a CDS encoding cupin domain-containing protein: MTTFKKFLIVGAMAGCALASMSAAPSQAGQCPSGQEGANALADHPTAPKGVSDKVIGSIDLGQELGVNGRDLRLRRLVIQPGGVVPFHSHNGRPAIIITLKGEILEYASNCRMPIVHRAGETVNETAEVTHYWVNRGKTVVELLSADVKGRE, translated from the coding sequence ATGACCACTTTCAAAAAATTCTTGATCGTCGGCGCTATGGCGGGCTGCGCTCTTGCGAGCATGTCCGCCGCGCCTTCCCAAGCCGGCCAGTGTCCTTCCGGACAGGAGGGCGCCAATGCGCTCGCGGATCATCCGACCGCGCCGAAGGGCGTGAGCGATAAGGTGATCGGTTCGATCGACCTCGGCCAGGAGCTCGGGGTGAACGGGCGCGACCTTCGTCTGCGCAGACTCGTTATTCAGCCCGGCGGCGTGGTCCCGTTCCACAGCCACAATGGCCGGCCGGCGATCATCATCACGCTCAAGGGCGAGATTCTCGAATACGCCAGCAATTGCCGCATGCCGATCGTTCATCGCGCCGGCGAAACGGTGAACGAAACCGCGGAAGTCACGCATTACTGGGTCAATCGCGGCAAGACGGTCGTGGAGTTGCTCTCCGCGGATGTGAAGGGACGCGAGTAG
- a CDS encoding 3-hydroxybutyrate dehydrogenase, protein MDMQVLENPRTSGHLSGRIAVVTGSTSGIGLSVARALARAGADIVINGLGDRRDIDRTCEELADESGVKVIFDDANLVDPVEARNLIVRSVWKFGKVDILVNNAGVQHVNPIENFPDDKWDTIIALNLSAAFHTIKASFGGMKANNFGRIVNVASAHGLVASPFKSAYVAAKHGVVGLTKAVALEGAEFGVTCNAICPGYVWTPLVENQIDSTAMARGLTREEVIRDVLLAAQPTKRFAETEEIAALAVFLASDSGKSITGAALPIDGGWTAH, encoded by the coding sequence ATGGACATGCAGGTTCTCGAAAACCCTCGCACGTCGGGACATCTGTCCGGCCGCATCGCGGTCGTCACGGGCTCGACATCGGGAATTGGGCTCAGCGTCGCGCGCGCGCTCGCACGCGCCGGGGCCGATATCGTGATCAATGGACTCGGCGATCGACGGGACATCGATCGCACTTGCGAGGAGCTCGCCGATGAAAGCGGCGTGAAAGTCATTTTTGACGACGCGAATCTCGTGGATCCGGTCGAAGCGCGCAATCTGATCGTCCGCTCGGTGTGGAAATTCGGCAAGGTCGACATTCTCGTCAACAATGCCGGCGTCCAGCATGTGAATCCGATCGAGAATTTTCCCGACGATAAGTGGGATACGATCATCGCGCTCAATCTTTCCGCCGCCTTCCACACGATCAAGGCGTCATTCGGCGGGATGAAGGCGAACAATTTCGGCCGCATCGTCAATGTCGCCTCGGCGCATGGTCTCGTCGCCTCGCCTTTCAAGAGCGCCTATGTCGCCGCGAAGCACGGCGTCGTCGGACTGACTAAGGCGGTGGCGCTGGAAGGCGCGGAATTTGGGGTCACCTGCAACGCCATCTGCCCCGGCTATGTCTGGACGCCGCTCGTCGAAAATCAGATCGACAGCACCGCGATGGCGCGCGGCCTGACGCGCGAAGAAGTCATACGCGATGTGTTGCTGGCGGCGCAGCCCACCAAGCGCTTCGCCGAAACGGAAGAGATCGCGGCGCTTGCCGTGTTTCTCGCGAGCGACTCAGGCAAATCGATCACCGGAGCCGCATTGCCGATCGACGGCGGATGGACCGCGCATTGA
- a CDS encoding LysR family transcriptional regulator, whose protein sequence is MEMQQVRYFLAVAQTLNFTRAAEQCNVSQPALTRAIKLLEDELGGDLIRREGRLSHLPDLGQRMVPLLRQCHESAVTAKALATSLKKGEIATLNVAVASAVDIALLMPALSEMYAAFPELLLRLKRGGSPAIRQMLEKGEVDLAIGSAFGEGSDRLDSWRMFDDYFDIIACDEHDLARGNGAALEPTQLCAYRLLLHKGVDATDAEVERLTSAGLSLVNVHEVDSLGDLEALVRAGFGVGLTLASALRTGGIRHLRIHSIDVERPVSVCMISGRPRSREAMALLNLLRGADWTMVLG, encoded by the coding sequence ATGGAAATGCAGCAGGTTCGCTATTTCCTGGCCGTGGCCCAGACCCTCAATTTCACCAGGGCGGCGGAGCAATGCAATGTCTCCCAGCCGGCGCTGACGCGCGCCATCAAGCTGCTGGAGGATGAACTCGGCGGCGATCTGATCCGCCGGGAGGGACGGCTGTCCCACCTGCCCGACCTCGGGCAGCGCATGGTGCCGCTCCTCCGCCAGTGCCACGAAAGCGCCGTCACCGCGAAGGCGCTGGCGACGTCCCTGAAGAAGGGCGAGATCGCGACCCTCAATGTCGCGGTCGCGAGCGCCGTCGACATCGCGTTGCTGATGCCGGCGCTGAGCGAAATGTATGCCGCCTTCCCCGAGCTGTTGCTCAGGCTGAAGAGGGGCGGCTCGCCCGCCATCCGACAGATGCTGGAGAAAGGGGAAGTCGATCTCGCGATCGGAAGCGCATTCGGCGAGGGGTCGGACCGTCTCGATTCCTGGCGCATGTTCGACGACTATTTCGACATCATCGCCTGCGATGAACACGACCTCGCGCGCGGCAATGGCGCGGCGCTGGAGCCGACTCAATTATGCGCGTATCGGCTCCTGCTGCATAAAGGCGTCGACGCCACCGACGCCGAAGTCGAACGTCTGACGTCGGCGGGTCTTTCGCTCGTCAACGTCCATGAGGTGGATTCGCTCGGCGACCTCGAGGCGCTGGTGCGCGCCGGCTTTGGCGTCGGTCTCACGCTTGCGAGCGCGCTGCGGACCGGCGGCATTCGTCACCTGCGAATCCACAGCATCGACGTCGAGCGCCCTGTCTCCGTCTGCATGATATCGGGACGCCCGCGCTCGCGCGAGGCCATGGCGCTGCTTAACCTATTGCGCGGCGCCGACTGGACCATGGTTCTCGGATAA